A window of the Archocentrus centrarchus isolate MPI-CPG fArcCen1 chromosome 17, fArcCen1, whole genome shotgun sequence genome harbors these coding sequences:
- the dapk3 gene encoding death-associated protein kinase 3, translating to MAGFRQEDVELYYEMGEELGSGQFAIVRKCKEKSTGVEYAAKFIKKRRLSSSRRGVSREEIEREVNILREIQHSNIITLHDIFENKTDVILILELVSGGELFDFLAEKESLTEEEATQFLKQILDGVQYLHSKRIAHFDLKPENIMLLDKNVPNPRIKLIDFGIAHQIKAGNEFKNIFGTPEFVAPEIVNYEPLGLEADMWSIGVITYILLSGASPFLGETKQETLTNISAVNYDFDEEYFSNTSELAKDFIRRLLVKDPKKRMTIDDSLEHPWIKVIKRRNVRQEDRDHKAERRRLKTTRLKEYTIKSHSSMPPNNTYVNFERFSQVLEEIAAAEEGLKELERNQRSCREDVAALLSIYEEKEGWYKEENQSISGDLNHIRQELQRTQVQRKKCQEDARVTMQSTNILKRKFGRLENRYEVLAEQVASEVRWVEELVKSISVEKDGLSSGSTP from the exons CGGACAGTTTGCCATCGTCCGTAAGTGCAAGGAGAAGAGCACAGGCGTCGAGTATGCAGCTAAGTTTATCAAGAAACGACGACTGTCGTCCAGCCGGCGGGGGGTGAGCCGCGAAGAGATCGAGCGGGAGGTCAACATACTGCGTGAGATCCAGCACAGCAACATCATCACCCTGCACGACATCTTTGAAAACAAGACGGATGTGATCCTGATTCTGGAGCTCGTGTCCGGAGGAGAGCTGTTCGACTTCCTGGCTGAGAAAGAATCTCTGACTGAGGAGGAGGCCACTCAGTTTCTCAAGCAGATCTTGGACGGCGTTCAGTACCTCCACTCCAAACGCATTGCTCACTTTGACCTCAAG CCTGAGAATATCATGCTGCTGGACAAGAACGTCCCCAACCCCAGGATCAAGCTGATAGATTTTGGGATCGCTCATCAGATCAAAGCAGGAAACGAGttcaaaaacatctttggaaCACCAGAGTTTGTTG CACCAGAAATAGTCAACTATGAGCCACTGGGATTGGAGGCAGACATGTG GAGCATCGGTGTCATCACATATATTCT GTTGAGTGGTGCCTCGCCGTTTCTGGGTGAGACCAAACAGGAGACTTTGACCAACATCTCCGCTGTCAACTATGACTTCGATGAAGAGTATTTCAGCAACACCAGCGAGCTGGCAAAAGACTTCATACGCCGTCTGCTTGTCAAAGATCCAAA GAAGAGAATGACAATTGATGACAGTCTTGAGCATCCCTGGATTAAG GTGATCAAGAGGCGGAACGTACGCCAGGAGGACAGAGATCACAAGGCTGAGCGCCGACGCCTGAAGACTACTCGTCTGAAGGAGTATACCATCAAGTCCCACTCCAGCATGCCACCAAACAACACCTACGTCAACTTTGAGCGCTTCTCCCAGGTGCTCGAGGAGATCGCAGCAGCCGAGGAAGGCCTGAAGGAGCTGGAGCGCAACCAGCGCTCGTGCCGTGAGGACGTGGCGGCGCTGCTGTCTATAtatgaggagaaggaggggtgGTACAAGGAAGAGAACCAGAGCATCTCCGGTGACCTGAACCACATCCGCCAAGAGCTGCAGCGCACTCAGGTGCAGCGAAAGAAGTGCCAGGAGGACGCGCGGGTCACCATGCAGTCGACCAACATCCTCAAGCGCAAATTCGGGCGCTTGGAAAATCGCTACGAGGTCCTGGCCGAGCAGGTGGCCTCTGAGGTCCGCTGGGTGGAGGAGCTGGTAAAGTCGATATCAGTGGAGAAGGACGGCCTCAGCTCTGGGAGCACGCCCTGA